From Crassaminicella indica, one genomic window encodes:
- a CDS encoding sensor histidine kinase, with the protein MKSIKKRLAINFMLVVFFSVLFFEILLINFVKQYYYKNVEDVLTNQITISSEFYSRYFSSATLEDNVLDNVDVFWKQTPAQVQIIDLSGKVLMDSIGVTYKEPIETNDVKSALKGQKGTWIGKVNYDDYDVMAVAYPLKTDKKIVGVLRFITSLKEVNNGIQRIAFLFLSIGALVILVSGVVSIILANTITEPIKELTCVAEKMALGNFRVRSKKRFDDEIGKLSDTFNFMAQEIVKKDQLKNEFISSVSHEIRTPLTAIKGWAILLNKEEFEDKETMREGLKIIEEESERLTAMVEELLDFSKFVSGKITLKKEKINMENLIEYIEKYMGPRAERENIYFNVDYEKHIIPMCVDENRIKQVLINVLDNAFKFTNKGGRVDFFVKQEGEYLNMFVKDNGCGISSEDLPKIKEKFYKGKNSKSKNGIGLSICDEIIKLHGGELIIESKLNKGTTVHIKLPMKRKK; encoded by the coding sequence ATGAAAAGTATAAAAAAGAGATTAGCCATTAATTTTATGTTAGTAGTTTTTTTTAGTGTATTGTTTTTTGAAATATTGCTAATTAATTTTGTTAAGCAATATTATTATAAAAATGTTGAAGATGTTTTAACAAATCAAATTACTATTTCTTCTGAATTTTATTCAAGATACTTTTCAAGTGCTACTCTTGAGGATAATGTTTTAGATAATGTAGATGTGTTTTGGAAGCAAACACCTGCCCAAGTACAAATTATTGACCTTTCGGGAAAGGTTTTAATGGATTCAATTGGTGTAACATACAAAGAACCAATAGAAACCAACGATGTAAAAAGTGCATTAAAGGGCCAAAAGGGAACATGGATTGGAAAAGTAAATTATGATGATTATGATGTAATGGCAGTTGCTTATCCATTAAAAACGGATAAAAAAATTGTTGGAGTGTTAAGATTTATTACATCTTTAAAAGAAGTGAATAATGGTATTCAAAGGATTGCTTTTCTTTTCCTTAGTATAGGGGCTTTAGTTATTTTAGTGTCTGGTGTAGTAAGTATTATTTTAGCAAATACGATTACAGAGCCTATAAAAGAATTGACTTGTGTAGCTGAAAAAATGGCATTAGGAAATTTTAGAGTAAGAAGTAAAAAGAGGTTTGATGATGAAATCGGAAAATTATCAGATACATTTAATTTTATGGCTCAAGAGATTGTAAAAAAAGATCAGCTCAAAAACGAATTTATTTCTTCTGTTTCTCATGAAATTCGTACACCTTTGACTGCTATAAAAGGATGGGCAATTCTTTTAAATAAAGAAGAATTTGAAGATAAGGAGACGATGAGAGAAGGACTAAAAATTATTGAAGAGGAAAGTGAAAGATTGACTGCTATGGTGGAGGAACTCCTAGATTTCTCAAAATTTGTATCAGGTAAGATTACTTTAAAAAAAGAAAAAATTAATATGGAGAATTTGATTGAATATATTGAAAAATATATGGGTCCTCGTGCAGAAAGAGAAAATATATACTTTAATGTAGATTATGAAAAGCATATTATACCTATGTGTGTAGATGAAAACAGAATCAAACAGGTACTAATAAATGTTTTAGATAATGCATTTAAGTTTACGAATAAAGGAGGAAGAGTAGATTTTTTTGTTAAACAAGAAGGAGAATATCTAAATATGTTTGTAAAAGATAATGGCTGTGGTATTAGTAGTGAAGATTTACCTAAGATCAAAGAGAAATTTTATAAAGGGAAAAATAGCAAATCAAAGAATGGAATAGGGTTGTCTATTTGTGATGAGATTATTAAACTTCATGGAGGAGAACTGATTATAGAAAGTAAGTTAAATAAAGGAACTACTGTTCATATAAAATTACCTATGAAAAGAAAAAAGTAA
- a CDS encoding response regulator transcription factor, which translates to MKHKILIVEDESSIRSLLRVSFKNSDYIVIEASSGEEGIEKARREKPSVAILDVMLPGIDGFMVCEALRKEYPHMGMIMLTARSQDTDKILGLKLGADDYVIKPFNPTELVLRVQALLRRMDDGKNKDDAIIENGFFKIDTKAHIVYKKDVVIDMTPKEYLLMKMFMENPGKAFTRDELLDLVWGWDFVGDTKIVDVNIRRLRRKIEDDASNPNFIETVWGVGYRWKKS; encoded by the coding sequence ATGAAGCACAAAATATTAATCGTAGAAGATGAAAGCAGTATTAGAAGTTTATTAAGGGTGAGCTTTAAAAATAGTGATTATATAGTGATAGAAGCATCATCTGGAGAAGAAGGCATTGAAAAGGCAAGGCGGGAAAAACCATCTGTTGCTATATTAGATGTTATGCTACCGGGGATAGATGGATTTATGGTATGTGAAGCTTTGAGAAAAGAATATCCGCATATGGGCATGATTATGCTTACAGCTCGTAGTCAAGATACAGATAAAATTTTGGGATTAAAGTTAGGTGCAGATGATTATGTAATAAAGCCTTTTAATCCAACAGAATTAGTACTTCGCGTACAAGCACTACTTAGACGAATGGATGATGGAAAAAATAAGGATGATGCAATTATTGAAAATGGTTTCTTTAAAATCGATACGAAAGCACATATTGTATATAAAAAAGATGTTGTTATAGATATGACGCCAAAAGAATATTTGTTGATGAAAATGTTTATGGAAAATCCAGGAAAAGCCTTTACAAGAGATGAACTATTAGATTTAGTTTGGGGCTGGGATTTTGTTGGAGATACAAAAATTGTGGATGTGAATATTCGAAGACTAAGAAGAAAAATAGAAGATGATGCATCTAATCCAAATTTTATTGAAACTGTTTGGGGAGTAGGGTATAGATGGAAAAAATCATAA